The following proteins are co-located in the Brachybacterium sacelli genome:
- the fdnG gene encoding formate dehydrogenase-N subunit alpha, producing the protein MARGQFLQWPVLRQLRGADPTGRGTAVTSERTRETTSRTATADGVAQSICPYCAVGCAQRVFHRDGRVVHIEGDPDSPVSRGRLCPKGAASEQLANTPLRRTSVLYRRPHGTDWEPLELDTALDMIADRFLEARRNHWQDTDEHGRPLRRTMGIASLGGATIDNEENYLLKKFFTAAGAIQMENQARIUHSATVPGLGTSFGRGGATQSLQDMANADCIVIQGSNMAEAHPVGFQWVMEAKKRGARVIHVDPRFTRTSANADRHLALRGGTDIALLGGVIRYILENDLWFEEYVKLFTNASSLVGEEYGDPEDLEGLFSGYDPETATYDDGTWAYAGDPEHLARGLPERDETLRHPRTVFQVLRRHYARYTPEMVQETCGISAEEFEYLASSIVENSGRERTTCFAYALGWTQHVGGAQMIRTAGVLQLLLGNVGRPGGGVMALRGHATIQGSTDIPTLYHILPGYLPMPKVGQDDFREYARLIGKSEQKGFWADSEVYAVNLLKAWWGEAATPENDFLYDYLPRLTGAHGTYQTVMRMLEDGVDGFFLFGQNPAVGSANGRMQRLAMSHLKWMVVRDFSLIESATWWKDGPEIESGELRSEDIATEMFFLPAANHTEKSGSFTQTQRLVQWRDKAVDPPGDAQSDLQFAVELGLRVRERLADSTDPRDRPILDLTWDYPADEDGEVEAEAVLAEINGHHLRGERAGQPLNGFAEMESDGSTAGGCWIYSGVYADGVNQARRRTPGAEQDEIAAEWGWAWPANRRILYNRASADAEGRPWSERKKLVWWDEARGAWTGHDIPDFPVTKRPDDPGDPTRGGVAALAGTDAFTMQADGRGWLFAPSGMVDGPLPTHYEGPESTVPNPLYPVQANPTRVTFTDPNNLQSPGATSPLGQVYPHVFTTYRITEHHTAGGMSRFLPYLSELQPEMYVEVSPELAEEVGLVPYGWATIISARSAIEAKVLITRRMKPLRIGGRTLHQVGMPFHFGRGTDAVVEGDSANDLIGMMLDANTQIQNSKNNDCAIIPGRRPRGAARLDLVAEYRRRAGLVPEQDAPVDGGLGAPGPGPAQEHSAHQMRGPEEASAMPTGESSIKEMRNR; encoded by the coding sequence ATGGCACGTGGACAGTTCCTGCAGTGGCCGGTCCTCCGGCAGCTGCGCGGAGCGGACCCGACCGGGCGCGGCACCGCCGTCACGTCCGAGCGGACCCGCGAGACCACCTCGCGCACCGCCACCGCCGACGGCGTCGCCCAGAGCATCTGCCCCTACTGCGCCGTCGGCTGCGCCCAGCGCGTCTTCCACCGCGACGGCCGCGTCGTCCACATCGAGGGCGATCCCGACTCGCCGGTCTCGCGCGGGCGCCTGTGCCCCAAGGGAGCGGCGAGCGAACAGCTCGCGAACACCCCGCTGCGCCGCACGAGCGTGCTCTACCGCCGGCCCCACGGCACCGACTGGGAGCCGCTCGAGCTCGACACCGCGCTCGACATGATCGCCGACCGTTTCCTCGAGGCGCGCCGCAACCACTGGCAGGACACCGATGAGCACGGCCGTCCGCTCCGGCGCACCATGGGGATCGCCAGCCTCGGCGGCGCCACCATCGACAACGAGGAGAACTACCTCCTCAAGAAGTTCTTCACCGCCGCGGGCGCGATCCAGATGGAGAACCAGGCCCGCATATGACACTCCGCCACGGTTCCCGGTCTGGGGACCTCGTTCGGACGCGGCGGTGCCACGCAGTCCCTCCAGGACATGGCCAACGCCGACTGCATCGTCATCCAGGGCTCGAACATGGCCGAGGCGCACCCCGTGGGCTTCCAGTGGGTGATGGAGGCGAAGAAGCGCGGTGCCCGCGTGATTCACGTGGACCCGCGATTCACCCGCACCTCGGCGAACGCCGACCGGCACCTCGCGCTGCGCGGCGGTACCGACATCGCCCTGCTCGGCGGCGTGATCCGGTACATCCTCGAGAACGATCTCTGGTTCGAGGAGTACGTCAAGCTCTTCACCAACGCCTCCTCCCTGGTGGGCGAGGAGTACGGCGACCCGGAGGACCTCGAGGGGCTGTTCTCGGGGTACGACCCGGAGACCGCCACCTATGACGACGGCACCTGGGCGTACGCGGGCGACCCCGAGCACCTGGCGCGAGGGCTCCCCGAGCGGGACGAGACCCTGCGGCACCCTCGCACCGTGTTCCAGGTGCTCCGCCGTCACTACGCGCGCTACACGCCGGAGATGGTGCAGGAGACCTGCGGCATCTCCGCCGAGGAGTTCGAGTACCTCGCCTCCTCGATCGTCGAGAACTCGGGCCGCGAGCGCACCACCTGCTTCGCCTACGCCCTGGGCTGGACCCAGCACGTCGGCGGCGCCCAGATGATCCGCACCGCGGGCGTCCTCCAGCTGCTGCTGGGCAACGTCGGCCGCCCGGGCGGCGGTGTCATGGCGCTGCGCGGGCACGCCACCATCCAGGGCTCCACCGACATCCCCACGCTCTACCACATCCTGCCCGGCTACCTGCCGATGCCGAAGGTCGGCCAGGACGACTTCCGGGAGTACGCGCGACTGATCGGGAAGTCCGAGCAGAAGGGCTTCTGGGCGGATTCGGAGGTCTATGCGGTGAACCTGCTCAAGGCGTGGTGGGGCGAGGCGGCGACGCCCGAGAACGACTTCCTCTACGACTACCTTCCCCGCCTCACCGGCGCCCACGGCACGTACCAGACGGTGATGCGGATGCTCGAGGACGGTGTCGACGGGTTTTTCCTGTTCGGGCAGAATCCGGCGGTGGGCTCGGCGAACGGACGCATGCAGCGCCTGGCGATGTCGCATCTGAAGTGGATGGTCGTGCGTGACTTCTCGCTGATCGAGTCCGCCACCTGGTGGAAGGACGGCCCCGAGATCGAGTCCGGCGAGCTGCGCAGCGAGGACATCGCCACCGAGATGTTCTTCCTGCCGGCGGCGAACCACACCGAGAAGTCGGGCTCCTTCACCCAGACCCAGCGCCTGGTCCAGTGGCGTGACAAGGCGGTGGACCCGCCGGGCGATGCCCAGAGCGACCTGCAGTTCGCCGTCGAGCTGGGCCTGCGGGTCCGGGAACGCCTGGCGGACTCGACGGATCCACGGGACCGCCCGATCCTCGACCTCACCTGGGACTACCCGGCCGACGAGGACGGCGAGGTCGAGGCCGAGGCGGTGCTCGCCGAGATCAACGGTCATCACCTCCGCGGAGAGCGGGCCGGGCAGCCGCTGAACGGTTTCGCCGAGATGGAGAGCGACGGCTCGACCGCGGGCGGCTGCTGGATCTACTCCGGGGTGTACGCCGACGGCGTGAACCAGGCCCGGCGCCGTACCCCCGGGGCGGAGCAGGACGAGATCGCCGCGGAGTGGGGATGGGCCTGGCCCGCGAACCGCCGGATCCTGTACAACCGGGCCTCGGCCGACGCCGAGGGCCGGCCCTGGAGCGAGCGCAAGAAGCTCGTGTGGTGGGACGAGGCCCGGGGGGCCTGGACGGGGCACGACATCCCGGATTTCCCGGTGACCAAACGTCCCGATGACCCGGGGGACCCGACCCGGGGTGGCGTGGCCGCCCTGGCCGGCACCGACGCGTTCACCATGCAGGCCGACGGCCGCGGCTGGCTCTTCGCCCCCAGCGGCATGGTCGACGGACCGCTGCCGACGCACTACGAAGGGCCTGAGTCCACGGTGCCCAACCCGCTGTACCCCGTCCAAGCCAACCCCACGCGGGTGACCTTCACCGACCCGAACAACCTGCAGTCGCCCGGTGCCACCTCGCCACTGGGCCAGGTGTACCCCCACGTGTTCACCACGTACCGCATCACCGAGCACCACACCGCGGGCGGTATGAGCCGCTTCCTGCCCTACCTCTCCGAGCTGCAGCCCGAGATGTACGTCGAAGTGTCCCCGGAGCTCGCCGAGGAGGTGGGCCTCGTCCCGTACGGATGGGCCACGATCATCTCGGCCCGCTCCGCCATCGAGGCCAAGGTGCTCATCACGCGCCGGATGAAGCCCCTGCGGATCGGCGGCCGCACCCTCCATCAGGTCGGCATGCCCTTCCACTTCGGCCGCGGCACGGACGCCGTCGTCGAGGGCGACAGCGCCAACGACCTGATCGGCATGATGCTGGATGCGAACACGCAGATCCAGAACAGCAAGAACAACGACTGCGCGATCATCCCCGGGCGCCGTCCCCGCGGCGCTGCCCGGCTGGACCTGGTCGCCGAGTACCGGCGACGGGCGGGGCTGGTCCCGGAACAGGACGCACCGGTGGATGGTGGTCTGGGCGCTCCCGGACCGGGTCCGGCCCAGGAGCACTCCGCTCACCAGATGCGCGGGCCCGAGGAGGCCAGCGCGATGCCCACGGGGGAGTCGTCGATCAAGGAGATGAGGAACCGATGA
- the nrfD gene encoding NrfD/PsrC family molybdoenzyme membrane anchor subunit yields the protein MSITPFDADRPPEEPRRPRSGTGRTRRRRRTLGRLGSTDGGREQAVVEDVEVDPHDSYYGRPVVKAPPWRGPIAVYLFLGGLAGGSGMLATGAQLTGRPTLRRNSRFVALGALGVGTVALIEDLGRPERFLHMMRTVKVTSPMSLGTWILTGFGAASGMVAAVEADHLTGRRIPLGRLRPLLRATETPAALAQATLGSVLASYTGALLGDTAVPTWAASRKHLSTLFVSSASLAAGGAAMVTAPVAESRPARLLAAAGVVGDVTSMRAMKASMHPLEAEPLEIGRPGTLLRWAERLAVAGGIGAVLGGRSRVVSAASGAVLLTASALTRFGVLEAGLESVKDPRRVIEPQRARLAARRAGGRTDDSITTVG from the coding sequence GTGAGCATCACCCCCTTCGATGCCGACCGCCCGCCCGAAGAGCCCCGGCGACCCCGTTCCGGCACCGGTCGCACCCGCCGACGACGCCGCACCCTGGGGCGGCTCGGCAGCACCGACGGGGGGCGCGAGCAGGCCGTCGTCGAGGACGTCGAGGTCGACCCCCACGACTCGTACTACGGCCGGCCCGTGGTCAAGGCGCCGCCGTGGCGCGGCCCGATCGCCGTGTACCTCTTCCTCGGCGGCCTCGCGGGCGGATCCGGGATGCTCGCCACCGGCGCTCAGCTCACCGGTCGGCCGACGCTGCGGCGCAACTCCCGGTTCGTGGCGCTGGGCGCGCTGGGCGTCGGCACCGTCGCGCTGATCGAGGACCTCGGCCGCCCCGAGCGGTTCCTGCACATGATGCGCACCGTCAAGGTCACCTCGCCGATGAGCCTGGGCACCTGGATCCTCACCGGCTTCGGGGCCGCCTCGGGCATGGTCGCAGCGGTGGAGGCCGACCACCTCACGGGCCGGCGGATCCCGCTGGGCCGCCTGCGTCCGCTGCTGCGCGCCACGGAGACCCCCGCGGCGCTCGCCCAGGCCACCCTCGGCTCGGTCCTCGCCTCCTACACCGGTGCCCTGCTCGGGGACACGGCGGTCCCCACCTGGGCCGCCTCCCGCAAGCACCTCTCGACGCTGTTCGTCTCCTCGGCCTCCCTCGCCGCGGGAGGCGCCGCGATGGTCACCGCCCCGGTGGCCGAATCGCGCCCTGCCCGGCTGCTCGCGGCCGCCGGCGTGGTCGGCGACGTGACGTCGATGCGCGCGATGAAGGCCTCGATGCATCCCCTCGAGGCCGAGCCGCTCGAGATCGGCCGGCCCGGCACCCTGCTGCGGTGGGCGGAGCGGCTGGCCGTCGCGGGAGGGATCGGCGCGGTGCTCGGCGGGCGCAGCCGTGTGGTCTCCGCGGCGAGCGGGGCCGTCCTGCTGACCGCCTCCGCGCTCACCCGCTTCGGCGTGCTCGAGGCGGGGCTGGAGTCCGTGAAGGACCCGCGACGTGTCATCGAGCCGCAGAGGGCCCGCCTGGCCGCTCGGCGGGCAGGCGGACGGACCGACGACTCGATCACCACCGTCGGCTGA
- the selA gene encoding L-seryl-tRNA(Sec) selenium transferase yields the protein MIQEPEGQDATGDPRRRIPRTDDLLAHPQVARASGTLSDRVVRDLVHAAQDRARAGEISPEQVLDEVLTALGERCASSLRPVLNATGVIVHTNLGRAPLSTAARAALQDAAGCTDVEFDLATGARARRGAGARAALLAACPAAEDALVVTNGAAALVLATTALAGTGEVVLGRGEMIEIGAGFRLPDLITSTGAVLHEVGTTNRTHLADYEQALGPNTGCVLRIHTSNYRIIGFTSEVPLAQLAGPCRTAGIPLVADLGSGLLAPEPRLPAEPDADTALRAGADLVLASGDKLLGGPQAGILLGSSELISRLARHPLARAVRADKLTLAALEATVTGPAPPVLTALRLDAEELRERTVRLAERTGGRLVEHDGRVGGGGGAEVPLPGWAVALEPELAGELRTGEHAVVATVREDACLLDLRCISEEEDDTVIAAVEAARAHVASPRPEPPR from the coding sequence GTGATCCAGGAACCGGAGGGCCAGGACGCGACCGGGGATCCGCGGCGCCGCATCCCGCGCACGGATGACCTGCTCGCCCATCCGCAGGTCGCCCGCGCGAGCGGCACCCTGAGCGACCGGGTCGTGCGCGACCTCGTCCATGCCGCACAGGACCGCGCCCGGGCCGGCGAGATCAGCCCCGAGCAGGTGCTCGACGAGGTCCTCACCGCCCTCGGGGAGCGCTGCGCCTCCTCGCTGCGCCCGGTGCTGAACGCGACCGGTGTCATCGTCCACACCAACCTCGGCCGCGCCCCGCTGTCCACCGCTGCCCGGGCCGCGCTGCAGGACGCCGCGGGCTGCACCGACGTCGAGTTCGACCTGGCCACCGGGGCTCGCGCCCGCCGCGGCGCCGGCGCCCGGGCAGCGCTGCTGGCGGCATGTCCCGCCGCGGAGGACGCCCTCGTGGTCACCAACGGCGCCGCCGCCCTCGTGCTGGCCACCACCGCTCTGGCCGGCACCGGCGAGGTGGTGCTCGGCCGCGGCGAGATGATCGAGATCGGGGCCGGGTTCCGTCTGCCCGATCTCATCACCTCCACCGGGGCCGTACTCCACGAGGTCGGCACCACCAACCGCACGCACCTGGCCGACTACGAGCAGGCGCTCGGGCCCAACACCGGCTGCGTGCTGCGGATCCACACCAGCAACTACCGCATCATCGGCTTCACCAGCGAGGTCCCTCTCGCCCAGCTCGCCGGGCCGTGCCGCACCGCGGGCATCCCTCTGGTCGCCGATCTCGGCAGCGGCCTGCTCGCCCCCGAGCCGCGCCTGCCCGCGGAACCCGATGCCGATACCGCCCTGCGCGCTGGCGCGGACCTCGTCCTCGCCAGCGGCGACAAGCTCCTCGGCGGGCCCCAGGCCGGCATCCTGCTGGGCAGCTCCGAGCTCATCTCCCGCCTCGCCCGCCATCCTCTGGCCCGCGCGGTCCGCGCGGACAAGCTCACCCTGGCCGCTCTCGAGGCCACCGTCACCGGCCCCGCCCCGCCCGTGCTCACGGCCCTGCGCCTCGACGCGGAGGAGCTGCGCGAGCGCACCGTCCGCCTCGCCGAGCGGACGGGCGGACGGCTCGTCGAGCACGACGGTCGCGTCGGCGGCGGGGGAGGGGCCGAGGTGCCGCTGCCCGGCTGGGCCGTCGCCCTCGAGCCCGAGCTCGCCGGAGAGCTGCGCACGGGCGAGCACGCGGTCGTGGCCACGGTGCGCGAGGACGCCTGCCTGCTCGATCTGCGGTGCATCTCCGAGGAGGAGGACGACACCGTGATCGCCGCCGTCGAAGCGGCCCGCGCCCACGTCGCGTCCCCGCGCCCGGAGCCGCCGCGATGA
- a CDS encoding 4Fe-4S dicluster domain-containing protein, with product MSLLAGPHGPAASSGWGPEHEHERKGFFTDTSICIGCKACEVACKEWNRNPVDGDLEILGSSYDNTGSLGANTWRHVAFVEQEQDRIEQARESGRQLVSLGMPTVGPRPPRGETPAGDLSDTDRTPPQTPEFRWLMSSDVCKHCTNAGCLDVCPTGAIFRSEFGSVVVQDDVCNGCGTCVAACPFGVIERRDDGTVSAKVERDEEVPHAGTANKCTLCYDRLVDGDEPACSATCPTQSIRFGDHEDLVADAEDRVRTLHDQGMTEARLYGANPKDGVGGTGSVFLLLDEPEVYGLPPDPQVPTKELPQMFARAGIAAAGMLAATALAFLGGRR from the coding sequence ATGAGCCTGCTCGCCGGACCGCACGGACCCGCCGCCTCCTCCGGCTGGGGGCCCGAGCACGAGCACGAGCGCAAGGGCTTCTTCACCGACACCTCGATCTGCATCGGCTGCAAGGCCTGTGAGGTGGCGTGCAAGGAGTGGAACCGCAATCCCGTCGACGGCGACCTGGAGATCCTCGGCTCGAGCTACGACAACACCGGCTCGCTGGGCGCGAACACCTGGCGTCACGTCGCCTTCGTCGAGCAGGAGCAGGACCGTATCGAACAGGCCCGGGAATCCGGCCGTCAGCTGGTCAGCCTCGGCATGCCCACCGTCGGGCCGAGGCCCCCGCGCGGCGAGACGCCCGCAGGGGACCTCAGCGACACCGATCGCACCCCGCCGCAGACCCCGGAGTTCCGCTGGCTGATGTCCTCGGACGTGTGCAAGCACTGCACCAACGCCGGCTGCCTCGACGTGTGCCCCACCGGCGCGATCTTCCGCTCCGAGTTCGGTTCCGTCGTGGTCCAGGACGACGTCTGCAACGGCTGCGGCACCTGCGTGGCGGCCTGCCCCTTCGGCGTCATCGAGCGGCGCGACGACGGCACCGTCTCGGCGAAGGTGGAGCGTGACGAGGAGGTGCCGCACGCCGGGACCGCCAACAAGTGCACGCTGTGCTACGACCGCCTGGTCGACGGGGACGAGCCCGCCTGCTCGGCCACCTGCCCCACCCAGTCGATCCGCTTCGGGGACCACGAGGACCTGGTCGCCGATGCCGAGGACCGCGTGCGGACCCTCCACGACCAGGGCATGACCGAGGCCCGCCTGTACGGGGCGAATCCGAAGGACGGCGTCGGCGGCACCGGGTCGGTCTTCCTGCTGCTGGACGAGCCGGAGGTCTACGGGCTCCCTCCGGATCCTCAGGTGCCCACCAAGGAGCTGCCCCAGATGTTCGCGCGGGCCGGGATCGCGGCGGCCGGCATGCTCGCGGCGACCGCCCTCGCCTTCCTGGGAGGCCGCCGGTGA
- the selD gene encoding selenide, water dikinase SelD, with translation MSDSPITPVPSTPAIRLTTMAHGGGCASKIPPGELEEVVSALAGQEDDSVIVGLEDGDDAAAVRISEGTAVLSTADFFTPVVDDPYDWGRIAAANALSDIYAMGGDPVVAINLVGWPRGVLPLELLRQVLAGGLAVAQQAGVPVVGGHSVDDPEPKYGMAVTGTADPDRLLRNDAARPGLPLTLTKPLGVGLLNNRMKSTGEVSAAAVETMTALNRDAARAALSAGARAATDVTGFGLLGHLHKMTRASGVGAVLERGAVPLIDGAAEALRDGYVSGGTRRNLDWVRDHVRAGAGITQDDLLLLADAQTSGGLLVVGEVPGHPIIGETVEGSGIEVR, from the coding sequence ATGAGCGACTCCCCGATCACCCCGGTCCCGAGCACACCGGCGATCCGTCTGACGACGATGGCCCACGGCGGCGGCTGCGCCTCCAAGATCCCGCCGGGTGAGCTCGAGGAGGTGGTCAGCGCCCTGGCCGGGCAGGAGGACGACTCCGTGATCGTGGGGCTGGAGGACGGGGACGACGCCGCCGCGGTGCGGATCTCCGAGGGCACCGCCGTGCTCTCGACCGCGGACTTCTTCACCCCGGTGGTCGATGACCCGTACGACTGGGGGCGCATCGCCGCCGCCAACGCCCTCTCGGACATCTACGCGATGGGCGGGGATCCGGTCGTGGCGATCAACCTGGTGGGGTGGCCGCGGGGCGTGCTGCCCCTCGAGCTGCTGCGGCAGGTGCTCGCCGGCGGTCTCGCCGTCGCGCAGCAGGCGGGTGTCCCCGTCGTCGGCGGCCATTCCGTCGACGATCCGGAGCCGAAGTACGGCATGGCCGTCACCGGCACCGCGGACCCGGACCGGCTGCTGCGCAACGATGCGGCGCGCCCCGGCCTCCCGCTGACGCTGACCAAGCCGCTCGGGGTGGGACTGCTGAACAACCGGATGAAATCCACCGGTGAGGTCTCGGCAGCCGCCGTGGAGACCATGACCGCGCTGAACCGCGACGCGGCGCGGGCCGCGCTGTCGGCCGGGGCGCGGGCCGCGACCGACGTGACGGGCTTCGGGCTGCTGGGCCACCTGCACAAGATGACCCGGGCCTCCGGGGTCGGTGCGGTCCTCGAGCGCGGGGCCGTGCCGCTGATCGACGGGGCCGCCGAGGCGCTGCGGGACGGGTACGTCTCCGGCGGGACCCGACGGAACCTCGACTGGGTCCGGGACCATGTACGAGCGGGAGCCGGCATCACCCAGGACGATCTGCTGCTGCTGGCCGATGCGCAGACCTCCGGTGGACTGCTGGTGGTCGGCGAGGTCCCCGGTCACCCGATCATCGGCGAGACCGTCGAGGGATCCGGCATCGAAGTGCGCTGA